The Marinihelvus fidelis genomic interval GATGGCCTGGTGCTGGGCGGGCCCGGCGCAGGACATGGCGTCAATCTGTCGAATCAGTGAGCCCGCGAAACAACATGTCCAGGCTGCCCTGGCCGAGGACCGCGGTGTGCTCGTGGTCACCGCGCACGTGACCTGCCTGGAAGTCGGCGCCCGCGCGCTGGGTGAGCTGTTCCCTGGCCACGGCGTCTACAGGCCCCTGAACAACGAGGTCATCGAGTGGTACCAGAACCGCGGCCGGGCCTGGTATGCCAGCAGCATGATCAGCAAACGCGATATCCGCTCACTGGTACGGGTGCTGCGGGCTGGCGGTTTTGCCTGGTATGCCGCCGACCAGGATTTTGGGCCGCAGCAGAGTGTTTTTGCGCCCTTCTTCGGTGTCGAAGCCGCGACCCTGCTGGCTACCCACCGTTTGCCGCGCCTGACCGGCTGCCGGGTGCTGGCGATGTTGCCACGCTACCTGCCGGACGAAGGCATCTACGAAATCGACGTGTCACCGGTGTTCGAGGATTTTCCCAGCGACGATCCGGTGGCCGACCTGGCCCGCGTCAACGCGGTGCTGGAAGCGCAGGTGCGCAAGGCGCCGGAGCAATACTGGTGGATTCATCGCCGCTTCAAGACACGGCCCGGGGGCCAGCCCGACATCTACGGCGACGACGCGCGCGAGTCCTGAGCGACCGCGCTCCGGCCCGTCCGCGGATCAACCACGGCGAAAAACAGTCCCGCCACGAACCAGGTCAAGGTCGAGATATAGGTACCGAAGGCGGCGAAATGCGAGTTCAGCGGGAAGTAGATCAAAAACAGCGCCAGTGCGAACGGCAGGGCCTCGCGTCGTTGCCCGGCCGGCAGCGCGCGCCAGAACACGACACCCAGAACGTACAGGCCCAGTAACCCCAGCAGTCCTATCGTGCCGGCATCCGCCATGTATTCCAGCACAAAGTTGTGCGGGTGCCTGGCGCCAATATTCTCGCCTTCCGGGTTGATGTTCGGGTCATCGGCCTCCGCATAGTCGAAATAGGCCACGGGGTAGCCGCGCACGCCCACGCCGTTGACCGGGTGGTCGCGGTACATTTCCAGTGCGTGGCGGAAAATCGGCGCGCGGTTTGACGTGGCCACGGCGATGGCGGTGTCGGTCTGCTCGGCAGCCAGCAGGCTGTCGGCGATGCGGGCCTGGAAGATCGGCGAGGCGAACCACGCCGTGAGCACGGCGGCGGCGCCCAGGGCCGGCATGGCCGCCAGCAGCCGCCACTTGCCGGGCCGATTGGAGCGCAGCAGCACCAGGGCGTAGACCATCGTCAGCGCGAACATCATGACCCAGCCGGCGCGCATTCCGGCGATCAGCACGGCGCCCAGGATCAGCCCATAGGCCAGCGGCCAGGTCCAGGCCGGCCAGCGTCGGCGTACGTACTCCAGCGCCAGCGGCGACAGCATGGCCAGCACCGGGCCGTAGAACTGGAATTTGCGGAAGAACAGCGCGTTCAGGCGGTCCTCGTGCATCGGGATGCCGAACACGTCGTAGCCCAGGAACAATTGCACGAAGCCATCGAACGCCCAGAACAGCAGGATCAGCGCCGTCCACTTCAGGAAGGTCCAGCGAATATGCGGTGGATGCAGCAGCACCGCGATGCTGATGGCCGCGGCCAGGAAGCGCAACGCGCCCAGGCTCTGGGCCCAGCTCTTGGCCGCGGTGACCGAGTCGAAGCTGGACAGCAGCATCGGCAGCCAGAAGCAGGCGAACACGGGCACGATCACGCGGGCGATGGCCCGGGTCCGTTCGCGGTAACGGGCGGAACGCCAGAGCCAGGGCAGCATAAAGGCGAAGGCGATGATCGGCACTTCCGAAAACCGCCGGATGGGCAGGCAGACGACGAACAGGATCGCCAGCCACGCCGGCCATTCGTCGGCGAACCTGCGCAGGAGGGTGTTCACGGGTTCAGGCGGGCCGGCGGCGGGCGCCGGCAATCAGTCGACCAGCCGGTACCGGGCGCTGCAGTAAGGGCAGAGGGCCTCGCCGGTTGCTTCGATGGGCAGGTACACGCGCGGATGGGAATTCCACAGCTTCTGCTCCGGTGTCGGGCAAGACAGGGGCAGGTCGGCCCGGCTCACTTCGTAGACCGTCTCGGCGTTGGCCACGGCCAGGTTGTCGTTGTTGGCATCCGTGAGATGGACCACGGTGAAATCTCCCGATCATCGAAGCGCCTATTCTAACCCGTTCAAGACGTTGTCGCCGAGTCCCCGGCAAGGATTCGCTCGCAGATCTCCGCCGTCGCCGAGGTGTCCGGCAGCACGGCGACGTCTCCCCGACGTCCCAGCGCACGGGCATGCCGCGCGGCGTTCAGCCGGTCGCGTGCCCGGCGCAGGGTGCTGGCGTCGACCGGATCCAGCCAGCCGGTCTCACCCAGCGCGGCCAGCAGGTCGTCGCTGCCATGATGATCGAGGATCTGCGGGTGCTCATGCGCCATCAGCAGGGTGCCCAGCTGGACCACGAAGTCGATGTCCACCAGCCCGCCAGGTGCATGCTTGGCCGTGTCTTCGGCGTTGATCTCGGCGCGCATGCGTACGCGCATATCGGCGACCTCGCGGTGTGTCTGGTCAGGGTCACGGGGGCGCGCCAGCGCCTGGCGGCGAACGTCTTCAAACAACTGCGCCACCTGCGTGTCGCCGGCCACGGCGCGGGCGCGAACCAGCGCCTGCAGTTCCCAGGTCCAGGCGCTGTCCAGCTGGTAGCGGCGGAAGGCGTTGCCGGAAGAGACCAGCAGGCCGGCGCGGCCGTTCGGGCGCAGGCGCGTGTCGACGTCGTACAACCGCCCGGCCGGTGACAGCGTCGTCGTCAGTGCCAGCATGCGCCGGGTCAGGCGCGTGTACCAGGTCTCCGCGGCCAGCGGCCGCTCGCCGTCAGTCTGTCCACCGCCCTCGCCATACAGGAACACCAGGTCCAGGTCCGAACCATAGGACATGGCGTGGCCACCCAGGCTGCCATAGGCGATCACCGCCAGTCCTGGCGGGGGCGGCTCGCCGTGGCGCTCGCGCATGTAGCGCCGGGCCACATCCAGGGTGCCGCTCACCAGCACCTCGGCCAGTTCGCTCAGGCGGCGCTGCGTGGCCTCGGCGTCCAGTTCGCCCTGGATTTCGGCCACGGCCACGCGAAGGGTCTGGGCCTGGCGCAGGTAGTTCAGGGCATTGACCGCGGATTCGGTGTCCTCGGCGCCCTCCAGCACGCGCGCCAGGCCGGCTTCGAGATCCTTCGTGCCCGGCAACAGCGAACCCAGCGCCGGGTCGATCAACTCGTCCAGCAATGCGGGGTGACGGGTCACTGACTGCGCCATCTGCGGGCTGTTGCTGAACAGCGAAAGCATGCGGTCCAGCGCGCCGGGGTTCTGCACCAGCAGTGCCAGGTAGGCGCTGCGGCGGCTGATGGCCAGCACCAGCTGGAACACGTCGTTGATGACGCGATCGTCCGGTGCCACGGATTGCAGGCGCTCGACCAGCAGCGGCATGAACTGGTCCAGGCGCGCGCCGGCGCGGTGGCTGTGGGCCTGTCGCGCCAGCCGGTCGCGGAAACCGGCAACCGCCTCGGGCCAGGTATCGGCCAGTGCGTCCAGTGCCTCGGACCAGCCGGTGACCACGTCACCGGCCTTCTCAGCCGGGTTCCTGGGGAAGCTGTCCTCGAGCGCGCCGCTGACATGCGCGCGGGTCTGCGCCAGGGCGTCCAGCAAACCAGCGCTGTCGTCGAAGCCGCTGGCCAGCGCCACGCGCTCCAGGTCCTCGCCTTCGGGCAGCGTGTGGGTCTGCTGGTCATGCAGCGCCTGGATGGCGTTCTCCACCCGGCGCAGGAATCGGTAGTCGCGGCGCAGGGCGTCGGTGCGCGATTTCGGCATGGCGCCGAGTTCGTCGATGGCGTCGAGCGCGGCCAAAAGACTGCGTGTCTGCAGGGATGGTTCGCGGCCGCCGCGCAGCAGCTGCACGCACTGCACCAGGAACTCGACTTCGCGAATGCCGCCGGGCCCGCGCTTGACGTCGTTTTCGCGACCGGCCCGTGCGGCGTCGGCGCGGATCATGCCGAGCATGTCGCGCAGCGCTTCCACCGAGCCGTAATCGACGTAGCGGCGGTAAACAAAAGGCCGCAGCGTGTGCAGCAACTCGTTGCCGGCCGCCAGGTCGCCGGCCACCGGCCGGGCCTTGATCAGGGCGTAGCGCTCCCAGTCACGACCCTCTCTCTGGTAGTACTGTTCCATGGCGCCAAAACTGCAGACCAGCGGCCCCGATTCGCCGAACGGCCGCAACCGCGTGTCTACGCGGAAACAGAAACCATCCTCGGTCATCTCCGACAGGCTGCGAATGACGGCGCGCACCAGGCGGGTAAAAAACGATTCGGCCGACAGGCCGCGCTTGCCGTCACACTCGCCGGCCTGTTCGTAGGCGAAAATCAGGTCGATATCCGATGACAGGTTGAGCTCGCCACCGCCCAGTTTGCCCAGTCCAAGCGTCACCAGGCGTAAATTTTTTCCATCGGCCGAAACGGGTTTTCCGAAGCGATTTTCGAGCGCTTCATGATGGTGCGCGATGGCGACGTCCAGGCACAGGTCCGCCAGCTCGCTGAGATCCTTCATGGTCTGGTCGAGCGTGGCCGTGGCCGTGATCTCGCGCCAGGTGATGCGCAGCATTTCGCGGTTGCGGAACTGCCGCAGCCCGGCATCCAGGCCTTGTGCCGCCACGGTTTCTTCGAGCGTCTGCCGGTTTGGCGGCAGGTCTTCGCGCAGCCGTCCCTGTTGTTCCAGGGTCTCCAGCCAGCCCGGGTTGTGCGTCACCAGCCGATCCAGGAACGGACTGCAGCGGCGCGCAAGTTTGGTGCGTTGTTCGTCCATCAATCGAGTATACCTACATGGCCGGAAAGGTCGTGCTGGCGCGGTTTTCAGGCTTATTATCGCGACACGGTGACAGGGATGTTACAAAAAAGGTGCAATCTTCAACGGGATGCGCTACTTTTGTGCGCAAGACGCCGTTAATGAGCGTCGCACAGGCTTTTACCGGGGGGGCATAAAAAGAAGCCCCGGGGGGGCCGGGGCTTAATGGTCAGACCTTATGTTAGCGCTGGTAGGCTCAATACCGGCAAGGTCTGGTTGGAGAACGTATTACAGGTCGAACGACTTGCTCAGGGTCAACAACAGGTTCGTGTCGGAGTCCCCGCCAAGCAGAGTCGAGTCGCTGTAGATACCTACCAGTGCGTAGTCCAGCAGGTCGTAGTCATTGACGGTCAGCGTGTTGCCGTAGCCAACCTCGTAATAGCTGCCGTCGAAGTCGTCTTCGAAGGTGCCTACCGTTCCGTAGAAACCACCAAATTCGGCCGTCAGGGAGTAGAACTGGTAATCCAGGTCACCCTGTCCGAAATTATCGTAGGTGCCGATCGCCGCGTCAAAGGTCAAAAAGGCATACCCGGCGCTCAGGTTGATTTCCTTGTAATCGTCGTCAAAGTCACCGGTGTAGGTGTACCACGTACCACCGGCGCTGAAAGAGAAGTCGCCGACATCGAAGCCGTAACCGCCGTAGAAGTCGACTTCCAGGCCGTCACCAACGTCGGCGCCCCAGGTGCCTGCGTAGAAGCCGCCGGCTTCCATGTCGAGGCCACCGAACGCTGACGAGGTTTTCTGCGGAATACCGCGGAAAATGTATTCACTGTTCCAGCCCAGGTTGGCGGAAAAGTCCACGGCCAGCGCCGCGGGTGTGACGGCCAGTATACCCAGGCCCAAAATCAGCTTCTTGTACATCGGTGACTCCTCATCTCTAAAGGGTGCCCATGGCGGGCGTTAATAATTCTTCTTGCCCCTATAGATGCAGGAATCGGGCCAAACTTTAAACTGTTTATAAATCAATCACTAATCAGTGACGACCTCCGTTCGGCACGGTATGGGTGCGTCATCGTGGCGCACGCGTGCCCCGTTTTGGTTCGTGTTCTCGGCTTGCTATCAACCCGTGGCCCGATGGCCGGGCTCAGCGGGCCTGGAGTAAGGACTGCGCACGACTGAGCCATCGATCGGCGGGGGTGCCAAACTGGTCGGCGAGAAACGTGAGCATATCGAGGTACTGGGCGCTGAGCGCCTTTTCAAGGCGAGCCGGAATGCGGTCATAGCCGCCGGAATTGATGGTCACTCCCGTCGGCGACAGGGTGCGCGGCAATGGTGATGGGTCCAATCCGAGGAACTGGCATACGCCGGCGAGAAAATCGCCTGGTGAGGCCTTGAGTTCGTCGTAGAACCGGACATGCAACTGGTCTGCAGGAAAGGCGCTTTGCCAGCGCCGCAGCATGCCCGGGTAATCGCCACGACGTCGGCTGCCACGGCCGCTGAAGTGCGCGAGGAAGGCCTCGTCGCTGACATCACTCACAGCGCGTCCTGCGAAGCGACACAGGTTCATGACTGCGTGGGACCAGGCGCGCTCAACCGGATTTCTCAGTATCAGCAGAATCCGGGCTTGAGGGGCCAACCGGGCCACGTGGCTGATGCGCCCTGGCGACATAGCGGAGTAGGCCGGCGTGAATTCACCGGCCAAGCGCTCTCGTCCCGGCTCGAACAGACGAACGTACCACTGGTCGTTACGCTCGCCGAAGAAGTAATGCCTGCCCCAGGCCAGGTCGCCCGGCTGGCGGTGATGGCGCAATTCGCCCAGCCATTCGGCGAAGGCGGCGCGGGTGCCGGGCTCGCCTAGCCTGGCCAGTGGGTGATGCGCGCAGCGCCGGGCTTCGCGGTCGAAGTAGTGCAGTTCCTTCACCGGCGGCAGCCAGGCGTCCGGGTGCGCGCGCAGCTGGCGGTACAGCCACGTGGTGCCCGCCTTTTGCGCGCCGATACAGATGAAGTCCGGGTTCATCCCGGCAAGGATACCTGTTAGGCAAGAAAAAACCCCGCCGGGGCGGGGTCTTTTCGACACAGGCCGGAACCCGGTCAGCCGGGCCCGGCTTTGTGTGGCTGATTAACCCAGCAGGATGCCGCCGTAGTTCACGAAGAACGGCGCGAACACCAGGCTGAGAATCGCCGACAGCTTGATCAGGATGTTCAGCGACGGGCCGGAGGTGTCCTTCAGCGGGTCACCCACCGTGTCGCCCACGACCGCGGCGTGGTGGCAGTCAGAGCCCTTGCCGCCATGGTTGCCCGCCTCGATGAACTTCTTGGCGTTATCCCAGGCGCCGCCGGAATTGGATGCACTGATGGCCAGCACACCGCCGGCGACCAGCGAACCGGCCAGGATACCGGCCACCGAGGACACA includes:
- a CDS encoding TorF family putative porin, which gives rise to MYKKLILGLGILAVTPAALAVDFSANLGWNSEYIFRGIPQKTSSAFGGLDMEAGGFYAGTWGADVGDGLEVDFYGGYGFDVGDFSFSAGGTWYTYTGDFDDDYKEINLSAGYAFLTFDAAIGTYDNFGQGDLDYQFYSLTAEFGGFYGTVGTFEDDFDGSYYEVGYGNTLTVNDYDLLDYALVGIYSDSTLLGGDSDTNLLLTLSKSFDL
- the glnE gene encoding bifunctional [glutamate--ammonia ligase]-adenylyl-L-tyrosine phosphorylase/[glutamate--ammonia-ligase] adenylyltransferase, encoding MDEQRTKLARRCSPFLDRLVTHNPGWLETLEQQGRLREDLPPNRQTLEETVAAQGLDAGLRQFRNREMLRITWREITATATLDQTMKDLSELADLCLDVAIAHHHEALENRFGKPVSADGKNLRLVTLGLGKLGGGELNLSSDIDLIFAYEQAGECDGKRGLSAESFFTRLVRAVIRSLSEMTEDGFCFRVDTRLRPFGESGPLVCSFGAMEQYYQREGRDWERYALIKARPVAGDLAAGNELLHTLRPFVYRRYVDYGSVEALRDMLGMIRADAARAGRENDVKRGPGGIREVEFLVQCVQLLRGGREPSLQTRSLLAALDAIDELGAMPKSRTDALRRDYRFLRRVENAIQALHDQQTHTLPEGEDLERVALASGFDDSAGLLDALAQTRAHVSGALEDSFPRNPAEKAGDVVTGWSEALDALADTWPEAVAGFRDRLARQAHSHRAGARLDQFMPLLVERLQSVAPDDRVINDVFQLVLAISRRSAYLALLVQNPGALDRMLSLFSNSPQMAQSVTRHPALLDELIDPALGSLLPGTKDLEAGLARVLEGAEDTESAVNALNYLRQAQTLRVAVAEIQGELDAEATQRRLSELAEVLVSGTLDVARRYMRERHGEPPPPGLAVIAYGSLGGHAMSYGSDLDLVFLYGEGGGQTDGERPLAAETWYTRLTRRMLALTTTLSPAGRLYDVDTRLRPNGRAGLLVSSGNAFRRYQLDSAWTWELQALVRARAVAGDTQVAQLFEDVRRQALARPRDPDQTHREVADMRVRMRAEINAEDTAKHAPGGLVDIDFVVQLGTLLMAHEHPQILDHHGSDDLLAALGETGWLDPVDASTLRRARDRLNAARHARALGRRGDVAVLPDTSATAEICERILAGDSATTS
- a CDS encoding O-antigen ligase family protein; the encoded protein is MNTLLRRFADEWPAWLAILFVVCLPIRRFSEVPIIAFAFMLPWLWRSARYRERTRAIARVIVPVFACFWLPMLLSSFDSVTAAKSWAQSLGALRFLAAAISIAVLLHPPHIRWTFLKWTALILLFWAFDGFVQLFLGYDVFGIPMHEDRLNALFFRKFQFYGPVLAMLSPLALEYVRRRWPAWTWPLAYGLILGAVLIAGMRAGWVMMFALTMVYALVLLRSNRPGKWRLLAAMPALGAAAVLTAWFASPIFQARIADSLLAAEQTDTAIAVATSNRAPIFRHALEMYRDHPVNGVGVRGYPVAYFDYAEADDPNINPEGENIGARHPHNFVLEYMADAGTIGLLGLLGLYVLGVVFWRALPAGQRREALPFALALFLIYFPLNSHFAAFGTYISTLTWFVAGLFFAVVDPRTGRSAVAQDSRASSP
- a CDS encoding zinc-finger domain-containing protein, with amino-acid sequence MVHLTDANNDNLAVANAETVYEVSRADLPLSCPTPEQKLWNSHPRVYLPIEATGEALCPYCSARYRLVD
- a CDS encoding sulfotransferase family protein, translating into MNPDFICIGAQKAGTTWLYRQLRAHPDAWLPPVKELHYFDREARRCAHHPLARLGEPGTRAAFAEWLGELRHHRQPGDLAWGRHYFFGERNDQWYVRLFEPGRERLAGEFTPAYSAMSPGRISHVARLAPQARILLILRNPVERAWSHAVMNLCRFAGRAVSDVSDEAFLAHFSGRGSRRRGDYPGMLRRWQSAFPADQLHVRFYDELKASPGDFLAGVCQFLGLDPSPLPRTLSPTGVTINSGGYDRIPARLEKALSAQYLDMLTFLADQFGTPADRWLSRAQSLLQAR
- a CDS encoding LpxL/LpxP family acyltransferase; translation: MDDLPRAPAPPRPGFSPRNWGGWLVVGIYWFLGHLPRPVGRALVAPLGPLLYRLMSSRRRIAERNIALCLPELNADERERMVKACFGSLARMLPEMAWCWAGPAQDMASICRISEPAKQHVQAALAEDRGVLVVTAHVTCLEVGARALGELFPGHGVYRPLNNEVIEWYQNRGRAWYASSMISKRDIRSLVRVLRAGGFAWYAADQDFGPQQSVFAPFFGVEAATLLATHRLPRLTGCRVLAMLPRYLPDEGIYEIDVSPVFEDFPSDDPVADLARVNAVLEAQVRKAPEQYWWIHRRFKTRPGGQPDIYGDDARES